Proteins from a genomic interval of Nocardioides jishulii:
- a CDS encoding ROK family protein encodes MTDPFWVGIDVGGTKVLAGRVDAAGRVARVVRLPSGGPSAPVELLEQTLTEALARVCAGATPTGVGVAAAGLVDAVGEVVSFAPHLPWRDADVRTRLSARWGVPVALENDATCAVWAEVEHGALVGVSDALMVALGTGIGGGLVVGGHVVRGAGGMAGEFGHMQVVPDGRPCPCGLTGCWERYCSGSALAMAAGPRFGSGPAITDAARADDEGALAAFDEVGRWLGVGVANLVAAVDPSVVVIGGGVSAADDLLLVPAARALRTHLVAAADRRLPELVVAHHAENAGVVGAAVLARRLTQR; translated from the coding sequence GTGACCGACCCGTTCTGGGTCGGGATCGATGTCGGTGGTACGAAGGTCCTGGCCGGCCGGGTGGACGCGGCGGGCCGCGTGGCCCGCGTCGTACGTCTCCCCTCCGGAGGGCCGAGCGCCCCGGTCGAGCTCCTCGAGCAGACCCTGACCGAGGCCCTCGCCCGGGTCTGCGCGGGAGCCACGCCGACCGGCGTCGGAGTCGCCGCGGCTGGCCTGGTGGACGCTGTGGGTGAGGTGGTCAGCTTCGCGCCGCACCTGCCCTGGCGTGACGCCGACGTGCGGACCCGGCTCTCGGCGCGGTGGGGCGTTCCGGTCGCCCTCGAGAACGACGCGACGTGCGCGGTGTGGGCCGAGGTCGAGCACGGCGCGCTGGTCGGGGTCTCCGACGCACTGATGGTCGCGCTCGGGACCGGCATCGGCGGCGGACTCGTGGTCGGAGGCCACGTGGTGCGAGGAGCCGGCGGCATGGCCGGGGAGTTCGGCCACATGCAGGTGGTGCCCGACGGTCGCCCCTGCCCGTGCGGGTTGACGGGCTGCTGGGAGCGGTACTGCTCGGGCAGCGCCCTGGCGATGGCCGCCGGACCGCGGTTCGGCTCGGGGCCGGCGATCACCGACGCTGCCCGAGCCGACGACGAGGGTGCCCTCGCGGCGTTCGACGAGGTGGGTCGTTGGCTGGGCGTCGGCGTGGCCAACCTGGTGGCCGCCGTCGACCCGTCCGTCGTCGTCATCGGGGGAGGGGTCTCCGCGGCGGACGACCTGCTGCTGGTGCCGGCCGCGCGTGCCTTGCGTACGCACCTCGTCGCTGCCGCTGACCGCCGCCTGCCCGAGCTGGTGGTCGCCCACCATGCCGAGAACGCCGGGGTGGTGGGCGCCGCCGTGCTCGCGCGGCGCCTCACCCAGCGGTGA
- a CDS encoding ArsA family ATPase produces the protein MRLLLFTGKGGVGKSTVAAGTAALAAARGLRTLVVSTDTAHSLGDAFAAGVGSGPTEVAPSLFVQQVDAQRQFERSWTEIQRYLRDVLDAAGVDPLAAEELTVLPGAEEVLALLELRTQARSGEWDVIVVDCAPTAETLRLLALPEALNWYMRRLFPVERRMVKALRPVLAKAAGVPMPQEAVFDAVERLYDELAEVQELLSGEQSSVRIVLTPERMVLAEARRAWTTLSLYGYPVDGVVVNRVFPSEGADSWRAGWVEAQAEVLADVHDSFASLTVWTSAYRSREPLGLEQLREVAATLYGDSDPFAPAAGSGPFRVEQADGVAVLHLALPEAESADVDLARSADVLVITYGPYRRVLTLPASLDRMQVAGAQVAEGELRVRFTEEGA, from the coding sequence GTGAGACTGCTCCTCTTCACCGGCAAGGGAGGCGTGGGCAAGTCCACGGTCGCTGCAGGCACCGCGGCCCTCGCTGCCGCACGCGGCCTGCGCACCCTGGTGGTCTCCACCGACACCGCCCACTCCCTCGGGGACGCCTTCGCCGCAGGGGTGGGGTCGGGACCCACGGAGGTCGCTCCCTCGCTGTTCGTGCAGCAGGTGGACGCACAGCGCCAGTTCGAACGTTCCTGGACCGAGATCCAGCGCTACCTGCGTGACGTCCTCGACGCCGCCGGCGTCGACCCGCTGGCGGCCGAGGAGCTGACCGTCCTTCCCGGAGCGGAGGAGGTGCTCGCGTTGCTGGAGCTGCGTACGCAGGCTCGCAGCGGCGAGTGGGACGTCATCGTCGTCGACTGCGCCCCCACCGCCGAGACGCTGCGGTTGCTCGCGCTGCCCGAGGCGCTGAACTGGTACATGCGCCGGCTCTTTCCGGTGGAGCGGCGCATGGTGAAGGCGTTGCGGCCCGTGCTCGCCAAGGCGGCCGGGGTCCCGATGCCGCAGGAGGCCGTCTTCGACGCCGTCGAGCGGTTGTACGACGAGCTCGCCGAGGTGCAGGAGCTGCTCAGCGGCGAGCAGTCCAGCGTACGGATCGTCCTCACTCCGGAGCGCATGGTCCTGGCCGAGGCGCGTCGGGCCTGGACGACCCTCTCGCTCTACGGCTACCCGGTCGACGGGGTCGTGGTGAACCGTGTCTTTCCCAGCGAGGGGGCCGACAGCTGGCGCGCCGGGTGGGTCGAGGCCCAGGCCGAGGTGCTCGCCGACGTGCACGACTCGTTCGCGTCGTTGACCGTCTGGACGTCGGCCTACCGCAGCCGTGAGCCGCTCGGTCTCGAGCAGCTCCGGGAGGTCGCCGCCACTCTCTACGGCGACAGCGACCCGTTCGCGCCTGCCGCCGGAAGCGGACCCTTCCGGGTGGAGCAGGCCGACGGGGTCGCGGTGCTCCACCTGGCCCTGCCGGAGGCAGAGAGCGCCGACGTGGATCTCGCCAGGAGTGCGGACGTCCTCGTCATCACCTACGGCCCGTATCGTCGCGTGCTCACGCTTCCGGCGTCGCTCGACCGCATGCAGGTGGCTGGCGCGCAGGTGGCCGAAGGGGAGCTGCGCGTGAGATTCACGGAGGAGGGCGCATGA
- a CDS encoding SRPBCC family protein, with translation MAEQTTSSIVIGAPAAAIMDVIADFEAYPAWATGVREVKVVDPGEAGRARSVFFALDVSPIKDEYTLVYDWDGDRAVTWTLAEGRMLKALDGAYVLAERGDGTTEVTYRLALDVAIPLIGMLKRKGEKILIDTALKGLKKRVESL, from the coding sequence ATGGCCGAGCAGACCACGTCGTCGATCGTCATCGGCGCCCCTGCCGCGGCGATCATGGACGTCATCGCCGACTTCGAGGCCTACCCGGCCTGGGCGACGGGGGTGCGCGAGGTCAAGGTCGTCGACCCGGGTGAGGCTGGCCGTGCCCGCTCGGTCTTCTTCGCCCTTGACGTCTCCCCGATCAAGGACGAGTACACCCTCGTCTACGACTGGGACGGCGACCGTGCAGTCACCTGGACGCTGGCCGAGGGGCGGATGCTCAAGGCGCTCGACGGGGCGTACGTCCTCGCTGAGCGGGGGGACGGGACCACCGAGGTCACCTACCGCCTGGCCCTCGACGTGGCCATCCCGCTGATCGGCATGCTCAAGCGCAAGGGCGAGAAGATCTTGATCGACACCGCTCTCAAGGGTCTGAAGAAGCGCGTCGAGTCCCTCTGA